The following are from one region of the Platichthys flesus chromosome 2, fPlaFle2.1, whole genome shotgun sequence genome:
- the LOC133970562 gene encoding eukaryotic translation initiation factor 4 gamma 3-like isoform X4 yields MSLPPKVVPKQAAVAVSGPGIGPSPSSQLRATLTSVSLPPGAPQAPQPGSVPPPQYPFTRPWLVLSNISPHVPRHAGPPYTAHDITKGHPNLAGTPPGHAHSPALSQVSIPTSSPYRYPKGWETGGGSPYNPGQNAGSPSLVYSPQTQQINAQPQSRPFATGPRPTHHQFFQRTQMQTARPTIPTNTPSIRPGSQNPTAVYPTNQPIMMTMAPMPFPSQQAAQYYIPQVSPSPLYLQYRHSQPYVGAPQQYSVQPPGSGTFYTGPGPGEYPAPYHPLRYHPPVSPSVPAPVPTAGPPYYPGQPVYPPSPPIIVPTPQQPPPAKREKKTIRIRDPNQGGRDITEEIMAGGSGSRNSTPPVGHPSSTPTPPQQLSSSQTPEPQPQPPQPHQAHTGGYTLESLQPQQPQQQQQPQHPQQPQQQPQQQQQPQHPQQPQHPQQPQQPPQPQKPQQPQQPQQQPQQPQQPQQQPQQQPQQPPQPQQPPQPQQPQQPQQLQEPQQQSQQPQHQLPLTKGASDTKPGPDDAPKLQPVVQKSSSPGLVQPEAPVERPEANTPEAEPTPPASESELPLPASLSTPVNLPLTAANSSEHPSTRESVCSHLSSVEEQKPSLAPPPPPNTDKPLLDTPRTLAALSVAAPKALNGLAESGTELETAGHEPSLMPPAALQPQASSPAYREASSETLPCDMRPQVPIAAALAPMAPVAVVPVTLSSSPAPALPLMLPPGLPPLVQATTEADEPSKSIDTKDLVPRAGTEAQGGITDSKTESQHQALIRKSPTTVNQTASAIPKTWRKPNEGISAGDAPQKQDEDKPMSVDHPAGDQALQAAPLSNSPVPLATVFTSTPAPASSPEADGKLAVPEENGEAEMEPMRNGAGHTSETESCDSGATPGDKENSTGAPQDIEDLADPSGKRQYNRDFLLCFQFKPACIQKPEGLPPISDVVLDKMNQNKLPTRVPDSRVISRGPDFTPAFADFGRQMMGGRGAPLINLGARRPPPRKIIMTMSVHDDVQLKKSENAWKPGMKRESLPAEPESNKTQDLFKKVRSILNKLTPQKFNQLMKQVTDLTIDTEERLKGVIDLVFEKAIDEPSFSVAYGNMCRCLVTLKVPTTDKPNNTVNFRKLLLNRCQKEFEKDKVDDVVFERKQKELDSAASTDRDRLQVELQEAKDIARRRSIGNIKFIGELFKLKMLTEAIMHDCVVKLLKNHDQESLECLCRLFTTIGKDLDFEKAKPRMDQYFNQMEKIVKERKTSSRIRFMLQDIIDLRLHNWVSRRADQGPKTIEQIHKEAKIEEQEEQRKVQQALLSKDNKRRPDPREQREQRDQRVQREETWNTVPMTKNSRTIDPNKIPKISKPQMDEKIQLGPRAQVTWGKGSSGGAKANDSELSRTAGLNRFSALQSTPTPQPSTTPPQNPDLDTRRTLGSRSSTGRERSDKPLISAPPSVRPGPFTRGSSSKELLESQAPEEPRRDREREGAEPRRPSFTEDKSEPERSSVREPVKPEPVQTIEKPARSEEEVERKSKSIIDEFLHIKDFKEAVQCVVELDLGSQLHIFVRVGVESTLERSQITRDHLGQLLFQLAQKGILPKPQFYKGFADTLEQADDMAIDVPHIWLYLAELLSPVLKEGGFSMRELFSELSKPLLPVGRAGILISEILLILCKQMGHRTVASLWEESGLNWTDLLPEEEDVQAFISQQKLQFLQSDASSSEATLSERIWSPEELRQQLERLLLEDMASDEQIFDWVEENLDESQMSSSHFLRALMTAVCKAAVKDNTNCRVDTALIQKRLPVLLKYLNSDTERQLQALYALQSLIVALDQPPNLLRMFFDCLYDEDVISEDAFYKWETSKDPAEQLGKGVALKSVTAFFTWLREAEEESEDN; encoded by the exons GTACCCAGGCATGCTGGTCCTCCTTACACTGCTCACGACATCACAAAGGGACACCCTAATTTGGCGGGTACCCCTCCTGGTCATGCCCACTCCCCGGCGCTCTCTCAGGTATCAATACCCACATCTTCCCCATATCGCTACCCTAAGGGCTGGGAGACAGGCGGAGGG TCTCCATACAACCCTGGACAAAATGCTGGCTCCCCCTCTCTAGTGTACTCTCCCCAGACACAGCAAATAAATGCACAGCCACAGAGTCGCCCG TTTGCTACGGGCCCTCGACCGACCCatcatcag TTTTTCcagaggactcagatgcagactGCTAGGCCCACCATCCCGACAAACACGCCCTCCATACGGCCTGGCTCACAGAATCCTACAGCCGTCTACCCCACTAATCAGCCAATCATGATGACCATGGCACCCATGCCTTTCCCTTCCCAACAGGCTGCACAGTACTACATCCCACAG gtttctccttctcctctttactTGCAGTATCGCCACAGTCAACCCTATGTGGGAGCTCCTCAGCAGTATTCTGTTCAGCCCCCAGGGTCTGGCACCTTCTATACTGGTCCTGGGCCAGGGGAGTACCCTGCCCCATATC ATCCCCTCAGGTACCACCCACCTGTCTCGCCCTCTGTCCCTGCTCCCGTTCCCACAGCTGGCCCACCTTACTACCCAGGACAGCCTGTGTACCCCCCATCACCCCCCATCATAGTGCCTACACCACAGCAACCTCCACCAGCCAAGCGTGAGAAGAAAACA atccGTATCCGGGACCCCAATCAGGGTGGCAGGGACATCACAGAGGAGATCATGGCAGGGGGTTCAGGGAGCAGGAATTCAACGCCTCCTGTAGGTCACCCCTCCTCTACCCCCACTCCACCACag cagctgagcagcagccAGACTCCAGAGCCGCAGCCGCAGCCTCCTCAACCACATCAGGCCCACACTGGAGGCTACACCTTGGAGTCCCTGCAGCCCCAGCAGccccaacagcagcagcagccacagcatccccaacagccacagcagcagccccaacagcaacagcaacccCAGCATCCACAACAGCCCCAGCATCCACAACAGCCCCAGCAGCCCCCACAGCCTCAAAAGcctcagcagccacagcagccacagcaaCAGCCACAGCAGCCCCAACAGCCACAGCAACAGCCACAGCAACAGCCACAGCAGCCCCCACAGCCACAGCAGCCCCCACAGCCACAGCAACCCCAACAGCCACAGCAACTCCAAGAGCCACAGCAACAGTCCCAGCAGCCCCAACATCAGCTGCCGTTGACAAAAGGGGCCTCCGACACCAAACCAGGGCCAG ATGATGCGCCAAAACTGCAGCCAGTTGTCCAGAAGTCTTCCTCACCTGGGCTTGTGCAGCCCGAAGCCCCCGTGGAGAGACCGGAGGCCAACACACCTGAAGCTGAGCCCACTCCTCCTGCAAGTGAATCGGAGCTTCCCCTCCCCGCCTCGCTCAGCACCCCTGTCAATCTACCACTTACAGCGGCCAACTCAAGTGAACATCCCTCCACCAGGGAGTCAGTCTGTTCTCACTTGTCCTCAGTCGAGGAGCAGAAACCCTCTTTGGCGCCACCTCCGCCTCCCAACACAGACAAGCCTCTCTTAGACACCCCAAGAACTCTGGCTGCCTTGTCTGTAGCAGCCCCCAAGGCTTTGAACGGCCTTGCCGAGTCCGggactgagctggagacagcGGGCCATGAGCCTTCTCTCATGCCCCCTGCTGCACTGCAGCCCCAAGCCTCTAGTCCTGCTTACAGAGAAGCCTCCTCTGAAACTTTGCCTTGTGACATGAGGCCACAGGTTCCTATTGCTGCTGCGCTGGCCCCTATGGCTCCTGTGGCTGTGGTGCCAGTTACCCTGAGCTCGAGCCCGGCCCCAGCTTTGCCCTTGATGCTTCCCCCTGGCCTTCCGCCTCTAGTGCAGGCCACAACAGAGGCTGACGAGCCGAGCAAATCCATAGACACTAAAGACCTTGTACCCAGAGCAGGGACGGAGGCACAAGGTGGCATTACTGACAGCAAGACAGAGTCCCAGCATCAAGCACTCATCAGGAAGAGCCCCACAACAG TAAATCAGACGGCTTCTGCAATACCAAAGACCTGGAGGAAACCAAATGAAGGGATCTCTGCTGGAGACGCACCTCAAAAGCAGGATGAG GACAAGCCAATGTCAGTGGATCACCCTGCTGGAGACCAGGCCCTGCAGGCAGCTCCATTGAGCAACAGCCCTGTGCCTCTAGCAACAGTCTTCACATCCACCCCTGCTCCCGCCAGCAGCCCAGAGGCCGACGGGAAGCTCGCCGTCCCAGAGGAGAACGGTGAGGCTGAGATGGAGCCAATGAGGAACGGAGCGGGCCACACCTCAGAGACGGAGAGCTGCGACAGCGGAGCCACCCCTGGGGACAAGGAGAATTCCACAGGAGCTCCACAGGATATAGAAG ACCTGGCCGATCCCAGTGGGAAGCGTCAGTATAACAGGGACTTCCTGTTGTGCTTCCAGTTCAAGCCTGCCTGCATACAGAAGCCTGAGGGACTCCCCCCAATCAGTGACGTGGTGTTAGACAAG atGAACCAAAACAAGTTGCCAACTCGAGTCCCGGATTCTCGGGTGATTTCCAGAGGACCTGATTTCACACCTGCCTTTGCAGATTTTGGCAGACAGATGATGGGAGGACGAGGCGCTCCA CTTATAAACCTTGGGGCGCGGCGACCACCACCCAGGAAGATCATCATGACCATGTCTGTGCACGACGATGTTCAGCTGAAGAAATCAGAGAATGCCTGGAAACCAGGCATGAAGAGGGAAAGCCTCCCAGCAGAACCAGAGTCCAACAAAACACAG GACCTGTTCAAGAAGGTCCGTAGTATCCTGAACAAGCTGACGCCTCAGAAGTTCAACCAGCTCATGAAGCAGGTGACGGACCTGACCATCGACACGGAGGAGCGGCTCAAAGGAGTCATTGACCTGGTGTTTGAGAAGGCCATCGACGAGCCAAGCTTCTCGGTGGCCTACGGGAACATGTGCCGCTGCCTTGTCACG ctcaaagtgcccACAACTGACAAACCCAACAACACAGTGAACTTTCGCAAGCTGCTGCTAAACCGCTGTCAGAAGGAGTTTGAGAAAGACAAGGTGGATGATGTGGTGTttgagaggaagcagaaggagctggacTCTGCTGCATCG ACGGATCGTGACCGACTTCAggtagagctgcaggaggccaaGGACATTGCCCGGCGGCGTTCCATCGGCAACATCAAGTTCATCGGCGAACTCTTTAAGCTCAAAATGTTAACGGAggccatcatgcatgactgcgtggtcaaGCTGCTGAAGAACCATGACCAAGAGTCTTTAGAGTGTCTTTGCAGGCTGTTCACCACCATCGGCAAGGACCTTGACTTTGAGAAAGCTAAG cctcggatggatcagtattttaacCAGATGGAAAAAATCGtcaaagagaggaagacatCGTCTCGGATACGGTTCATGTTACAAGATatcatagacctgagattg cacaacTGGGTGTCAAGAAGAGCCGACCAGGGTCCGAAAACAATCGAGCAGatccacaaggaggcaaagattGAAGAACAGGAGGAGCAAAGAAAAGTGCAGCAGGCACTGCTCTCCAAGGACAACAAGAGACGGCCAG atccaagggagcagagagagcagagggatcAGCGcgtacagagagaggagacctGGAACACTGTGCCCATGACGAAGAACAGCAGGACCATCGACCCCAACAAGATCCCAAAGATCTCCAAG CCTCAGATGGACGAGAAGATCCAGCTGGGCCCCCGGGCTCAAGTCACATGGGGGAAGGGCAGCAgtggaggagccaaggccaatgactcag AACTTTCACGCACAGCCGGCCTCAACCGCTTCTCGGCGCTGCagtccacccccacacctcaaccctccaccactcctccacagAACCCAGACCTCGACACCAGGAGAACTCTgggaag TCGTAGCAGTACAGGCAGAGAGCGCAGTGacaagccgctgatctctgcaCCGCCATCTGTACGGCCTGGGCCGTTCACCAGGGGAAGcagttcgaaggagctgctggagagtcaaGCCCCGGAGGAGCCGCGAAGAGACAGGGAGCGAGAGGGAGCCGAACCCCGGAGACCGAGTTTCACCGAGGACAAATCTGAGCCAGAGCGCAGCAGTGTCCGAGAGCCTG TGAAACCTGAGCCTGTCCAGACGATAGAGAAACCTGCTCGGTCTGAGGAGGAGGTCGAGAGGAAGTCCAAGTCCATCATCGACGAGTTCCTGCACATTAAAGATTTCAAG gagGCTGTCCAGTGTGTGGTGGAACTTGATCTGGGCTCTCAGTTGCACATCTTTGTACGCGTGGGGGTGGAGTCGACGCTGGAGCGCAGTCAGATCACACGGGACCACTTGGGCCAGCTCCTCTTCCAGCTGGCGCAGAAGGGAATCCTGCCCAAACCCCAGTTCTACAAAGG GTTTGCAGACACGCTGGAGCAAGCGGACGACATGGCCATCGACGTTCCCCACATCTGGCTGTACCTGGCCGAGCTGCTCAGCCCTGTGCTGAAGGAGGGGGGCTTCTCTATGAGAGAGCTCTTTAG TGAATTAAGCAAACCTTTGCTTCCTGTGGGAAGAGCTGGGATCTTGATCTCTGAAATCCTGCTCATACTATGCAAACAAATG GGCCATCGTACTGTGGCTTCTCTGTGGGAAGAATCAGGCCTCAACTGGACTGACCTTCTGCCGGAGGAAGAGGATGTCCAGGCTTTCATCTCACAACAG AAACTCCAGTTTCTTCAATCGGACGCCTCCAGCTCTGAGGCGACTCTGTCCGAAAGAATCTGGTCTCCCGAGGAGCTGAGACAACAGCTGGAGAGACTCCTGCTGGAGGACATGGCCAGTGATGAGCAGATCTTTGACTGGGTGGAG GAGAACCTGGATGAATCACAGATGAGCTCGTCTCACTTCCTGAGGGCGTTGATGACGGCGGTGTGTAAGGCAGCAGTGAAAG ATAACACCAACTGTCGAGTGGACACGGCCCTCATTCAGAAGAGATTGCCTGTATTACTCAAGTACCTTAACTCAGACACTGAGCGACAGCTGCAAGCACTTTATGCACTTCAGTCGCTGATCGTCGCCCTCGATCAGCCTCCAA ACCTCCTCCGGATGTTCTTCGACTGTCTCTACGACGAGGACGTCATCTCCGAGGACGCGTTCTACAAGTGGGAGACGAGCAAAGACCCGGCCGAGCAGCTGGGTAAGGGCGTGGCCCTTAAGTCCGTCACGGCCTTCTTCACCTGGCTgcgggaggcagaggaggagtcGGAAGATAATTGA
- the LOC133970562 gene encoding eukaryotic translation initiation factor 4 gamma 3-like isoform X5: protein MSLPPKVVPKQAAVAVSGPGIGPSPSSQLRATLTSVSLPPGAPQAPQPGSVPPPQYPFTRPWLVLSNISPHVPRHAGPPYTAHDITKGHPNLAGTPPGHAHSPALSQVSIPTSSPYRYPKGWETGGGSPYNPGQNAGSPSLVYSPQTQQINAQPQSRPFATGPRPTHHQGGFRPIQFFQRTQMQTARPTIPTNTPSIRPGSQNPTAVYPTNQPIMMTMAPMPFPSQQAAQYYIPQYRHSQPYVGAPQQYSVQPPGSGTFYTGPGPGEYPAPYHPLRYHPPVSPSVPAPVPTAGPPYYPGQPVYPPSPPIIVPTPQQPPPAKREKKTIRIRDPNQGGRDITEEIMAGGSGSRNSTPPVGHPSSTPTPPQQLSSSQTPEPQPQPPQPHQAHTGGYTLESLQPQQPQQQQQPQHPQQPQQQPQQQQQPQHPQQPQHPQQPQQPPQPQKPQQPQQPQQQPQQPQQPQQQPQQQPQQPPQPQQPPQPQQPQQPQQLQEPQQQSQQPQHQLPLTKGASDTKPGPDDAPKLQPVVQKSSSPGLVQPEAPVERPEANTPEAEPTPPASESELPLPASLSTPVNLPLTAANSSEHPSTRESVCSHLSSVEEQKPSLAPPPPPNTDKPLLDTPRTLAALSVAAPKALNGLAESGTELETAGHEPSLMPPAALQPQASSPAYREASSETLPCDMRPQVPIAAALAPMAPVAVVPVTLSSSPAPALPLMLPPGLPPLVQATTEADEPSKSIDTKDLVPRAGTEAQGGITDSKTESQHQALIRKSPTTVNQTASAIPKTWRKPNEGISAGDAPQKQDEDKPMSVDHPAGDQALQAAPLSNSPVPLATVFTSTPAPASSPEADGKLAVPEENGEAEMEPMRNGAGHTSETESCDSGATPGDKENSTGAPQDIEDLADPSGKRQYNRDFLLCFQFKPACIQKPEGLPPISDVVLDKMNQNKLPTRVPDSRVISRGPDFTPAFADFGRQMMGGRGAPLINLGARRPPPRKIIMTMSVHDDVQLKKSENAWKPGMKRESLPAEPESNKTQDLFKKVRSILNKLTPQKFNQLMKQVTDLTIDTEERLKGVIDLVFEKAIDEPSFSVAYGNMCRCLVTLKVPTTDKPNNTVNFRKLLLNRCQKEFEKDKVDDVVFERKQKELDSAASTDRDRLQVELQEAKDIARRRSIGNIKFIGELFKLKMLTEAIMHDCVVKLLKNHDQESLECLCRLFTTIGKDLDFEKAKPRMDQYFNQMEKIVKERKTSSRIRFMLQDIIDLRLHNWVSRRADQGPKTIEQIHKEAKIEEQEEQRKVQQALLSKDNKRRPDPREQREQRDQRVQREETWNTVPMTKNSRTIDPNKIPKISKPQMDEKIQLGPRAQVTWGKGSSGGAKANDSELSRTAGLNRFSALQSTPTPQPSTTPPQNPDLDTRRTLGSRSSTGRERSDKPLISAPPSVRPGPFTRGSSSKELLESQAPEEPRRDREREGAEPRRPSFTEDKSEPERSSVREPVKPEPVQTIEKPARSEEEVERKSKSIIDEFLHIKDFKEAVQCVVELDLGSQLHIFVRVGVESTLERSQITRDHLGQLLFQLAQKGILPKPQFYKGFADTLEQADDMAIDVPHIWLYLAELLSPVLKEGGFSMRELFSELSKPLLPVGRAGILISEILLILCKQMGHRTVASLWEESGLNWTDLLPEEEDVQAFISQQKLQFLQSDASSSEATLSERIWSPEELRQQLERLLLEDMASDEQIFDWVEENLDESQMSSSHFLRALMTAVCKAAVKDNTNCRVDTALIQKRLPVLLKYLNSDTERQLQALYALQSLIVALDQPPNLLRMFFDCLYDEDVISEDAFYKWETSKDPAEQLGKGVALKSVTAFFTWLREAEEESEDN from the exons GTACCCAGGCATGCTGGTCCTCCTTACACTGCTCACGACATCACAAAGGGACACCCTAATTTGGCGGGTACCCCTCCTGGTCATGCCCACTCCCCGGCGCTCTCTCAGGTATCAATACCCACATCTTCCCCATATCGCTACCCTAAGGGCTGGGAGACAGGCGGAGGG TCTCCATACAACCCTGGACAAAATGCTGGCTCCCCCTCTCTAGTGTACTCTCCCCAGACACAGCAAATAAATGCACAGCCACAGAGTCGCCCG TTTGCTACGGGCCCTCGACCGACCCatcatcag GGAGGATTCAGGCCCATCCAG TTTTTCcagaggactcagatgcagactGCTAGGCCCACCATCCCGACAAACACGCCCTCCATACGGCCTGGCTCACAGAATCCTACAGCCGTCTACCCCACTAATCAGCCAATCATGATGACCATGGCACCCATGCCTTTCCCTTCCCAACAGGCTGCACAGTACTACATCCCACAG TATCGCCACAGTCAACCCTATGTGGGAGCTCCTCAGCAGTATTCTGTTCAGCCCCCAGGGTCTGGCACCTTCTATACTGGTCCTGGGCCAGGGGAGTACCCTGCCCCATATC ATCCCCTCAGGTACCACCCACCTGTCTCGCCCTCTGTCCCTGCTCCCGTTCCCACAGCTGGCCCACCTTACTACCCAGGACAGCCTGTGTACCCCCCATCACCCCCCATCATAGTGCCTACACCACAGCAACCTCCACCAGCCAAGCGTGAGAAGAAAACA atccGTATCCGGGACCCCAATCAGGGTGGCAGGGACATCACAGAGGAGATCATGGCAGGGGGTTCAGGGAGCAGGAATTCAACGCCTCCTGTAGGTCACCCCTCCTCTACCCCCACTCCACCACag cagctgagcagcagccAGACTCCAGAGCCGCAGCCGCAGCCTCCTCAACCACATCAGGCCCACACTGGAGGCTACACCTTGGAGTCCCTGCAGCCCCAGCAGccccaacagcagcagcagccacagcatccccaacagccacagcagcagccccaacagcaacagcaacccCAGCATCCACAACAGCCCCAGCATCCACAACAGCCCCAGCAGCCCCCACAGCCTCAAAAGcctcagcagccacagcagccacagcaaCAGCCACAGCAGCCCCAACAGCCACAGCAACAGCCACAGCAACAGCCACAGCAGCCCCCACAGCCACAGCAGCCCCCACAGCCACAGCAACCCCAACAGCCACAGCAACTCCAAGAGCCACAGCAACAGTCCCAGCAGCCCCAACATCAGCTGCCGTTGACAAAAGGGGCCTCCGACACCAAACCAGGGCCAG ATGATGCGCCAAAACTGCAGCCAGTTGTCCAGAAGTCTTCCTCACCTGGGCTTGTGCAGCCCGAAGCCCCCGTGGAGAGACCGGAGGCCAACACACCTGAAGCTGAGCCCACTCCTCCTGCAAGTGAATCGGAGCTTCCCCTCCCCGCCTCGCTCAGCACCCCTGTCAATCTACCACTTACAGCGGCCAACTCAAGTGAACATCCCTCCACCAGGGAGTCAGTCTGTTCTCACTTGTCCTCAGTCGAGGAGCAGAAACCCTCTTTGGCGCCACCTCCGCCTCCCAACACAGACAAGCCTCTCTTAGACACCCCAAGAACTCTGGCTGCCTTGTCTGTAGCAGCCCCCAAGGCTTTGAACGGCCTTGCCGAGTCCGggactgagctggagacagcGGGCCATGAGCCTTCTCTCATGCCCCCTGCTGCACTGCAGCCCCAAGCCTCTAGTCCTGCTTACAGAGAAGCCTCCTCTGAAACTTTGCCTTGTGACATGAGGCCACAGGTTCCTATTGCTGCTGCGCTGGCCCCTATGGCTCCTGTGGCTGTGGTGCCAGTTACCCTGAGCTCGAGCCCGGCCCCAGCTTTGCCCTTGATGCTTCCCCCTGGCCTTCCGCCTCTAGTGCAGGCCACAACAGAGGCTGACGAGCCGAGCAAATCCATAGACACTAAAGACCTTGTACCCAGAGCAGGGACGGAGGCACAAGGTGGCATTACTGACAGCAAGACAGAGTCCCAGCATCAAGCACTCATCAGGAAGAGCCCCACAACAG TAAATCAGACGGCTTCTGCAATACCAAAGACCTGGAGGAAACCAAATGAAGGGATCTCTGCTGGAGACGCACCTCAAAAGCAGGATGAG GACAAGCCAATGTCAGTGGATCACCCTGCTGGAGACCAGGCCCTGCAGGCAGCTCCATTGAGCAACAGCCCTGTGCCTCTAGCAACAGTCTTCACATCCACCCCTGCTCCCGCCAGCAGCCCAGAGGCCGACGGGAAGCTCGCCGTCCCAGAGGAGAACGGTGAGGCTGAGATGGAGCCAATGAGGAACGGAGCGGGCCACACCTCAGAGACGGAGAGCTGCGACAGCGGAGCCACCCCTGGGGACAAGGAGAATTCCACAGGAGCTCCACAGGATATAGAAG ACCTGGCCGATCCCAGTGGGAAGCGTCAGTATAACAGGGACTTCCTGTTGTGCTTCCAGTTCAAGCCTGCCTGCATACAGAAGCCTGAGGGACTCCCCCCAATCAGTGACGTGGTGTTAGACAAG atGAACCAAAACAAGTTGCCAACTCGAGTCCCGGATTCTCGGGTGATTTCCAGAGGACCTGATTTCACACCTGCCTTTGCAGATTTTGGCAGACAGATGATGGGAGGACGAGGCGCTCCA CTTATAAACCTTGGGGCGCGGCGACCACCACCCAGGAAGATCATCATGACCATGTCTGTGCACGACGATGTTCAGCTGAAGAAATCAGAGAATGCCTGGAAACCAGGCATGAAGAGGGAAAGCCTCCCAGCAGAACCAGAGTCCAACAAAACACAG GACCTGTTCAAGAAGGTCCGTAGTATCCTGAACAAGCTGACGCCTCAGAAGTTCAACCAGCTCATGAAGCAGGTGACGGACCTGACCATCGACACGGAGGAGCGGCTCAAAGGAGTCATTGACCTGGTGTTTGAGAAGGCCATCGACGAGCCAAGCTTCTCGGTGGCCTACGGGAACATGTGCCGCTGCCTTGTCACG ctcaaagtgcccACAACTGACAAACCCAACAACACAGTGAACTTTCGCAAGCTGCTGCTAAACCGCTGTCAGAAGGAGTTTGAGAAAGACAAGGTGGATGATGTGGTGTttgagaggaagcagaaggagctggacTCTGCTGCATCG ACGGATCGTGACCGACTTCAggtagagctgcaggaggccaaGGACATTGCCCGGCGGCGTTCCATCGGCAACATCAAGTTCATCGGCGAACTCTTTAAGCTCAAAATGTTAACGGAggccatcatgcatgactgcgtggtcaaGCTGCTGAAGAACCATGACCAAGAGTCTTTAGAGTGTCTTTGCAGGCTGTTCACCACCATCGGCAAGGACCTTGACTTTGAGAAAGCTAAG cctcggatggatcagtattttaacCAGATGGAAAAAATCGtcaaagagaggaagacatCGTCTCGGATACGGTTCATGTTACAAGATatcatagacctgagattg cacaacTGGGTGTCAAGAAGAGCCGACCAGGGTCCGAAAACAATCGAGCAGatccacaaggaggcaaagattGAAGAACAGGAGGAGCAAAGAAAAGTGCAGCAGGCACTGCTCTCCAAGGACAACAAGAGACGGCCAG atccaagggagcagagagagcagagggatcAGCGcgtacagagagaggagacctGGAACACTGTGCCCATGACGAAGAACAGCAGGACCATCGACCCCAACAAGATCCCAAAGATCTCCAAG CCTCAGATGGACGAGAAGATCCAGCTGGGCCCCCGGGCTCAAGTCACATGGGGGAAGGGCAGCAgtggaggagccaaggccaatgactcag AACTTTCACGCACAGCCGGCCTCAACCGCTTCTCGGCGCTGCagtccacccccacacctcaaccctccaccactcctccacagAACCCAGACCTCGACACCAGGAGAACTCTgggaag TCGTAGCAGTACAGGCAGAGAGCGCAGTGacaagccgctgatctctgcaCCGCCATCTGTACGGCCTGGGCCGTTCACCAGGGGAAGcagttcgaaggagctgctggagagtcaaGCCCCGGAGGAGCCGCGAAGAGACAGGGAGCGAGAGGGAGCCGAACCCCGGAGACCGAGTTTCACCGAGGACAAATCTGAGCCAGAGCGCAGCAGTGTCCGAGAGCCTG TGAAACCTGAGCCTGTCCAGACGATAGAGAAACCTGCTCGGTCTGAGGAGGAGGTCGAGAGGAAGTCCAAGTCCATCATCGACGAGTTCCTGCACATTAAAGATTTCAAG gagGCTGTCCAGTGTGTGGTGGAACTTGATCTGGGCTCTCAGTTGCACATCTTTGTACGCGTGGGGGTGGAGTCGACGCTGGAGCGCAGTCAGATCACACGGGACCACTTGGGCCAGCTCCTCTTCCAGCTGGCGCAGAAGGGAATCCTGCCCAAACCCCAGTTCTACAAAGG GTTTGCAGACACGCTGGAGCAAGCGGACGACATGGCCATCGACGTTCCCCACATCTGGCTGTACCTGGCCGAGCTGCTCAGCCCTGTGCTGAAGGAGGGGGGCTTCTCTATGAGAGAGCTCTTTAG TGAATTAAGCAAACCTTTGCTTCCTGTGGGAAGAGCTGGGATCTTGATCTCTGAAATCCTGCTCATACTATGCAAACAAATG GGCCATCGTACTGTGGCTTCTCTGTGGGAAGAATCAGGCCTCAACTGGACTGACCTTCTGCCGGAGGAAGAGGATGTCCAGGCTTTCATCTCACAACAG AAACTCCAGTTTCTTCAATCGGACGCCTCCAGCTCTGAGGCGACTCTGTCCGAAAGAATCTGGTCTCCCGAGGAGCTGAGACAACAGCTGGAGAGACTCCTGCTGGAGGACATGGCCAGTGATGAGCAGATCTTTGACTGGGTGGAG GAGAACCTGGATGAATCACAGATGAGCTCGTCTCACTTCCTGAGGGCGTTGATGACGGCGGTGTGTAAGGCAGCAGTGAAAG ATAACACCAACTGTCGAGTGGACACGGCCCTCATTCAGAAGAGATTGCCTGTATTACTCAAGTACCTTAACTCAGACACTGAGCGACAGCTGCAAGCACTTTATGCACTTCAGTCGCTGATCGTCGCCCTCGATCAGCCTCCAA ACCTCCTCCGGATGTTCTTCGACTGTCTCTACGACGAGGACGTCATCTCCGAGGACGCGTTCTACAAGTGGGAGACGAGCAAAGACCCGGCCGAGCAGCTGGGTAAGGGCGTGGCCCTTAAGTCCGTCACGGCCTTCTTCACCTGGCTgcgggaggcagaggaggagtcGGAAGATAATTGA